GAAGCAGGTTTACAAGGACATTGGTGAGGAGATGCTGCTGCACGCCTTCGAAGGTGAGAGCCTCTGATGTCAGCTGATGCTCCTCCAGCGGGTTCTTTCGGGTCGGGTCGagaggttctgatccggttctggtGTTTTCCAGGATACAATGTGTGCATATTTGCTTACGGTCAGACTGGAGCAGGAAAAAGCTACACCATGATGGGACGGCAGGAGCCGGGGCAGGAGGGGATCATCCCCCAGGTTGGTGTCCTCTTCACGTGTCCTAGAACCCGGATGGGTCCACTCTGTCTGAGCCCGGATGGGTCCACTCTGTCTGAGCCCGGATGTGTCTCTGTCCTCAGCTGTGTGAGGACCTGTTCCAGCGGACGGGTCAGAACACAGACCCAGACCTGACCTATTCAGCGGAGGTAAGCGCCGTCTCCGTCTCCTTCCCACTCACCCTGAACGGACTCTGACCGGTCCGCGCCTTGCTCCTCCTGCAGGTGTCCTACATGGAGATCTACTGTGAGCGGGTCCGGGATCTGCTCAACCCGACGTCACAGGGATCCCTTCGAGTCCGGGAGCATCCCATCCTGGGCCCGTACGTGGAGGACCTGTCCAAACTGGCCGTGACCGGATTCACCGACATCCGGGAGCTGATGGACGAAGGCAACAAAGCCCGGTCAGTCTGAGCGGGACCCTGTGCAGTCCAGGACCTTCTGGACCCGGCTGGAACCGGGCTGGAGTTCAGTCAGACCGCGTCTGGCTCTGGGACGTCCAACAGGACGATagaaaaccaaactaaaccagTGGGAGCTAGCTGAAGCTTTAGCTGCCCTGAACGCAGACATTAGCTATTCTAACGCTCTGCTACACCAACATGCTGTTTAGCAGAAGCTAGTTCTAAAGCGCTATAACAGCATAGTATTTaatgaatgctaatgctaatgctaattcaatctggactttgactagaccattgaCGCACCTGGATTTTGCTCCTTCCAGTCCTTGTAGAGTAGAAAAGTATTGATCAGTTTGGATCACATCGCTGTGCCTCACAGCCGCTATGAAGAGCTGCTGTGCATTCTGGGTatttttagattagattagatagcatttattgtcattgaacagaattcaacaaaatttccattgcagctcctgtgcaaaaggtcaaatatatacagtaaaaataaacaaacacacaataataataataacaatatatacaactaaaattaactaaaggcccTCAACCatccaaagaagtagcagcaggtccaattatggcaaagtacagataatgtgacagtgcaaagtgcagaacaatttTACTCATTAGAACTATCCTGctatgacctttgacctgctaaCTAAAACCTGTAGAGTCTAAAACCGGAGTCTGTTTGGTTTCTGGTCATTTCTCTGAGCTTCAGGCTCTGATCTGGGATGTctactgggaacactgggaacACTGGTCACCAGCTGGGATCTTTTCTACTGAATTTATCCTTTAagtattaaattagtttttccaTGACTGTCTGGAGCCTGAAATGCAGAGACAGAAATCAGCAGATGATGATTTTCCCTCTCTGATCGTCTCTAAACCACCTGATTGATTATTGGTAATGTATTGATTTCTGATTATTGGTAACGTATTGATTTCTGATGGCAGGACGGTTGCTGCCACCAACATGAACGAGACGTCGTCCAGGTCGCACGCCGTCTTCACCATCGTCTTCACCCAGAGGCGCAGAGACCAGATGACCAGCCTGGACACGGAGAAGGTCGGTGCGCTCGGTCCGGTCCGTTCTGTCCGGTCCCATGGTCCGGTGCGGTCGGTCCGGTCCGTTCTGTCCGGTCCCATGGTCCGGTCCCATGGTCCGGTCCGGTCGGTCCGGTCCGTTGTGTCCGGTCCCATGGTCCGGTGCAGTCGGTCCGGTCCGTTCTGTCCGGTCCCATGGTCCGGTCCCATGGTCCGGTCCGGTCGGTCCGGTCCGTTGTGTCCGGTCCCATGGTCCGGTCCGTTCTGTCCGGTCCCATGGTCCGGTCCCatggtccggtccggtcccatggtccggtccggtccggtccggtccggtcggTCCGGTCCGTTGTGTCCGGTCCCATGGTCCGGTCCCatggtccggtccggtccggtccggtccggtgcGGTCGCTCAGCCTCTCCACTTCACCGCCTTCTGTCTCTGCAGGTGAGCAAGATCAGCCTGGTGGACCTGGCTGGCAGCGAGCGCGCAGACTCCTCAGGGGCAAAGGGCACCCGgctaaaggtcagaggtcactgaaGGGCCACGGCTGGTCTGTTTTTATCCCATCGCTCATGTTTGCTGTGGTTTTCACACAGGAAGGAGCAAACATCAACAAATCTCTGACCACGTTGGGAAAAGTGATATCAGCGCTGGCAGAAATGGTAGCTTAATGTTTAAACCAGTTAAATAAACCAGTTTAAGGTTTTAATGGGAAACTGACGGCTTCCTGTTTGTCTGCAGCAAAGCAACAAGAAGAGGAAAAGTGACTTTATCCCCTACAGAGACTCTGTTCTCACCTGGCTGCTGAAGGAGAATCTGGgtgagggtcaaaggtcatcacGGATGATAACCCTAATTAATCATTTATAgtcaaataatttgttttacatcagaaaCAGTAGCAGAGACATTCAGACAGAATCACATTAATCCTGTTTATATTCATGAAACTAATGAATAACTGATAATAAACATCAATAACAGATTTATTAACATCAGTAAACTGGAGGCTTTTACTGTGAAAGAGCTTTTGGGTTTCCTGCAGAGTTCTGTCCAGTCGATCCGTTCGGTGTGACGAAGTCCAGCGACGGTTTCATGATTATTAAAGTTTCTCCTGTTTCTCAGGAGGAAACTCCCGGACGGCCATGATCGCTGCTTTAAGTCCTGCTGACATCAACTATGAGGAAACGCTGAGCACCCTGAGGTCAGAACCCGCTCTATTACCCCGACCCGGTCCGGTCCGTCCCGCTCAGACCCGTCCGTGTGCTTCCAGGTACGCCGACCGGGCCAAGCAGATCCGCTGCAACGCCATCATCAACGAGGATCCCAACGCCAAGCTGATCCGGGAGCTGAAGGCCGAAGTGGACCGGCTGAGGAACCTGCTGTTCTCCCAGGGcctgcaggagctgctgcagaacaCCGGTAccgaaccggaccggaccggagaGGACTGGACCGGACCTGACCAGACCcgactggactggactggactggagcAGACCGGACCGAGCTGGACCCGACCGGACTGGACTGGACCAGACCcgactggactggactggactggagcAGACCGGCACCACATgacaacatgaaaacatcataaacatcaTCAGCCTCCACATCAGCAGACATTTTGTTAAACCAGGAAAGTTTCAGCCTTTATTTAAAGCAGCTCAGTGTTTCAGGTGTTtctcagttttctggaagttggttatcatccatccatcatctggTTTGATCTGGTAATTTAATGGCATCCGGCCATAACTGATCATCTATAGTATCAATAACAAATCGATCAATCAATAGGGTTCAGACTGTTCCTTTAAATCGGGCTCAGTCAGTAACACCTGGATCTGCTGGATGGATTTATGGAATATTCTAGATGTTGTGCAGCTGATTGTGTTTGTAAGTGAGAGCAGCAGTTATTTTCAGACAgcagctgtttgtgtgtgtgtgtgtgtgtgtgtgtgtgtgtgtgtgtgttgttagCTGACATTCCCGCCCGTTAGCGGTGAAACCTGACCCCTGTTCTCTCCTGCAGTCAACAACAACATCAGCCTGGCGGGGGCAGCAGGTGCGGCCGCCGCCCCCCCGCCGCCGCTGACCCCGACAGCCAATGGGATCGCAGCTGCAGCAGACTCCGCCCCCGCAGGTCCCTCCTCTCACTGCTTCATCTTCATCATAGGAAGTTTCTGAATTAATCTTGACTTCATGTTGGATCCAGATTTTCCTTCGGCTGAAGCTGAAGCTCCACCTGCAGGAGACACACCTGCTGACTCCGCCCACCCCACCCAGAGCGGGCAGGACGCAGAGGAGGCGGTCGCTACGGAAACCATCAGCAAGGAGGAAGCGGCCGAGAGGCTGATGGTGGGACGGAACCAGATTATTGAATCTGGAGCCGAGGGATCAGCGGATCGCTGACGGGTTCTGGGTTCTGTTCAGGAAACGGAGAAAATCATCGCAGAGCTGAACGAGACGTGGGAGGAGAAGCTGAGGAAGACCGAGTCCATCCGCCTGGAGAGGTACCGGCCGCCACGGTTCACCCTGTCACCACGGTTCACCCTGTCACCCCGGTTCACCCTGTCACCACGGTTCACCCTGTCATCCCGGTTCACCCTGTCACCACGGTTCACCCTGTCATCCCGGTTCACCCTGTCACCACGGTTCACCCTGTCACCACGGTTCACCCTGTCATCCCGGTTCACCCTGTCACCACGGTTCACCCTGTCACCACGGTTCACCCTGTCACCACGGTTCATCACGGTTCACCCTGTCACCACGGTTCATCACGGTTCACCCTGTCATCCCGGTTCACCCTGTCACCACGGTTCACCCTGTCATCCCGGTTCACCCTGTCACCACGGTTCACCCTGTCACCACGGTTCATCACGGTTCACCCTGTCACCACGGTTCATCACGGTTCACCCTGTCATCCCGGTTCACCCTGTCACCACGGTTCACCCTGTCATCCCGGTTCACCCTCtcatgtctgtgtttctgtcaggGAGTCGCTGCTGGCGGAGATGGGCGTGTCCATAAAGGAGGATGGAGGAACTCTGGGAGTTTTCTCCCCTAAAGGAGTGAGTTCACCCTctaacattcattcattcataattcATGCTGTCGTTCCAGGAGCTGTGCTGGATTTCATCatcctgtttgttttactgGGTGTTACTGGTAACATTCAGGTCATACTGGGATCCCTGTGGAAAACACCAGAACCTCCAGTTTGGACCAGAACATTCTGCTGAGTGTTTCCTTCAGTGACGCGCTAACAGAGGAGCTAACTCTGCTTTAGCGCCTAGCTAACTTTGAAACCTTTAGCGTTCTTAGCGTAACCTAAATATGTTTGGTCCAGATATAAAACCTAAAGCTTTAATCtgcttgttgtttgttttttagttatttactGGTAAAAGTAGTTAgacgtttatattcatgctcttattttgaagtctgttcTTGCAGCAGTTCCGTTTCCTGTCCTGATGGTTTTTAAAGAATCTTTATTGGGTTGAAGGTTCTGGAAAACAGTTCAGCTCCTCAGAAAGAGGAAAGTTACAATACTGGACCCCAGATAAACCGGGTCGACCGGACTGTCGGGCCTTACAGAACCACGGGAGAGCGGTTCTGTTTGGGTTctgtttagtttcagtttagtttcagTTAAGGTTCAGTTAAGGTTCTGTTAAGGTTCTGTTTAGGTTCAGTTTAGTTTCAGTTAAGGTTCAGTTAAGGTTCTGTTTAGGTTCAGTTTAGGTTCTGTTTAGGTTCAGTTTAGTTTCAGTTAAGGTTCTGTTTAGGTTCAGTTTAGTTTCAGTTAAGGTTCTGTTTAGGTTCAGTTTAGTTTCAGTTAAGGTTCAGTTAAGGTTCTGTTTAGGTTCTGTTTGGGTTCTGTTTAGGTTCAGTTTAGTTTCAGTTAAGGTTCAGTTAAGGTTCTGTTTAGGTTCAGTTTAGGTTCTGTTTAGGTTCAGTTTAGTTTCAGTTAAGGTTCTGTTTAGGTTCTGTTTAGGTTCTGTTTGGGTTCTGTTTAGGTTCTGTTTAGGTTCAGTTTAGGTTCAGTTTAGGTTCAGTTTAGGTTCAGTTTAGTTTCAGTTAAGGTTCAGTTAAGGTTCAGTTAAGGTTCTGTTTAGGTTCTGTTTGGGTTCTGTTTAGGTTCAGTTAAGGTTCAGTTTAGGTTCAGTTTAGGTTCAGTTTAGGTTCTGTTTAGGTTCTGTTTAGGTTCTGTTTGGGTTCTGTTTAGGTTCTGTTTAGTTTCAGTTAAGGTTCTGTTTAGGTTCTGTTTAGGTTCTGTTTGGGTTCTGTTTAGGTTCTGTTTAGTTTCAGTTAAGGTTCAGTTAAGGTTCTGTTTAGGTTCTGTTTGGGTTCTGTTTAGGTTCAGTTAAGGTTCTGTTTAGGTTCTGTTTGGGTTCTGTTTAGGTTCTGTTTAGGTTCAGTTTAGGTTCAGTTTAGGTTCAGTTTAGTTTCAGTTAAGGTTCAGTTAAGGTTCAGTTAAGGTTCAGTTTAGGTTCTGTTTAGGTTCAGTTTAGGTTCTGTTTGGGTTCTGTTTAGGTTCTGTTTGGGTTCAGTTTAGGTTCAGTTAAGGTTCTGTTTAGGTTCTGTTTGGGTTCAGTTTAGGTTCAGTTAAGGTTCTGTTTAGGTTCAGTTTAGGTTCAGTTTAGGTTCAGTTTAGGTTCACTTTAGTTTCAGTTTAGGTTCAGTTTAGGTTCAGTTTAGGTTCAGTTTAGGTTCAGTTTAGGTTCTGTTTAGGTTCTGTTTGGGTTCAGTTTAGGTTCAGTTAAGGTTCTGTTTAGGTTCAGTTTAGGTTCAGTTTAGGTTCAGTTTAGGTTCACTTTAGTTTCAGTTTAGGTTCAGTTTAGGTTcagtttagtttcagtttagGTTCAGTTTAGGTTCAGTTTAGGTTCAGTTTAGGTTCTGTTTAGGTTCAGTTTAGGTTCAGTTTAGGTTCAGTTTAGGTTCAGTTTAGGTTCACTTTAGTTTCAGTTTAGGTTCAGTTTAGGTTCAGTTTAGTTTCAGTTAAGGTTCAGTTAAGGTTCAGTTAAGGTTCTGTTTAGGTTCTGTTTGGGTTCAGTTTAGGTTCAGTTAAGGTTCTGTTTAGGTTCTGTTTGGGTTCAGTTTAGGTTCAGTTAAGGTTCTGTTTAGGTTCTGTTTAGGTTCAGTTTAGGTTCAGTTTAGGTTCACTTTAGGTTCAGTTTAGGTTCAGTTAAGGTTCTGTTTAGGTTCTGTTTAGGTTCAGTTTAGGTTCACTTTAGTTTCAGTTTAGGTTCAGTTTAGGTTCAGTTTAGGTTCAGTTTAGGTTCAGTAACATGAAATCCTGCTCCAGAATGCATGAACGACCCAAACAGTCGGGTTCTGTTGTGTCTAAATAGAGTCAGCTGAGTTTagtttctgcttcctgtctgaGCCAAAGCGGCCATGTGATGTTAATAATGGCCGCCAGGCTGACgccaggtcagaggtcactggTTAACCGttcagttgtttctgtttatttctgttttattttttgttttatttctgttttattttatttctgttttattttattttttgttttatttctgttttttgttttatttctgttttatttaattttttgttttatttctgttttatgttttatttctgtttctgttttatgttttatttctgtttcctcctGCTCCAGACGCCTCACCTGGTGAACCTGAACGAAGACCCGCTCATGTCCGAGTGTCTGCTCTACTACATCAAGGAAGGATTCACCAGGTCAGATGGAGGTCAATCGGGGTCAGGACGTCTCAGAGGACATCTTGGTTCTCACTGTTGTCTCTGTGTCTCAGGGTTGGACAGCAGGACGTGGACATCAAGCTGTCTGGACAGTTTATTAAAGAAATCCACTGTGTGTTTGTCAGTGAGACCAACGACCAGGGAGAAGGTCAGACACcgtctgtccgtctgtctgaCTCTCtgaatgtctgtctgtctgacctTTTGTCTCAGTGTCTtgttgtctgtctgtgtgtttgtctcaAACCGGATCCTGATTGGCCGGTTTCCCTGATCAGTACCAACAGGCTCTGTGTCagagcgccctctgctggtcaaACGTTCTCAGTGTTTATCTGAATCCTTCATGGACCTCAGAGTTTCTTTCCCTTCCTGATGTTATTCTAGGTTCGTAGATGTTCTAGTAGGCAGTAAGTGATTCAGAGGACGGTGCAGCTCCGCCTCCATCATGGCCGCTAAGCTCCGCCTCCCAGTAATCAGCTGATTAAACTAGatttggttctgttgggtctGAATCAGGCTGATGCTGCCGGCTCTGTTCACTGactctctcttcttctctctctgtaAAAGCTGCCAGGAAGTCTGTCAGGTATCGTCTCTTTATGAtcatgtgacctctgaccccttcacccctccctcctcttcctccctgctgctgcagcatccAAACCGATCAGCTAAACTGCAGATGAGGAGAAACTCAGAAGATTTTCCTCATCTGGTGTTTCAGTCAGAATCTCTCCAGACTCTCTtagattattattaatattattattgttgttattattgttagttcagagttttgctgaaatgtttgcagattATCGTGTTAGACAACCTCCTCATTGTTGGCGTTCAGATCTGATGGGATGAAACGTTCAGAACTTTTTCCTCTCACCAGATCTGAAGCGTTGTGATGAACACATGAACCCTGCAGACGTTTCTCTGCTGTGaaagctcttcttcttctcctctctgcAGTGGTGGTCACTCTGGAGCCGTTAGTGGGAGCTGAGACGTACGTGAACGGGAAGCAGATCAGCGAGGCGGTCGTCCTGAAGCAAGGTCAGAGCTTCAGCCATGATTTACCAGCCAGGCTGTGATTTTACTGCCTCTAAACTAAAACCATAAAGCTCATGAAGTCACGTCCTTATCAAGATTACATCCTCCTGAATCCAGATATTGATCTGATTAATGATTAATGATAGGCCGACACCAGGAACTGACAGGAAGGCTACTGACTGATGCTAGCTAGCCGCTAGTAAATGACCAGAGGACCAGAATCTGCCTCACACTACAGTTATTCACCCATTCACATGCACCATTCACTCGCTCATCCAAGCCTACGCTAGGCTACCTTTAGCCTAACGCTAGACTATATTTAGCCTAACGCTAGGCTACCTTTAGCCTAATGCTAGGCTATCTTTAGCCTATCCGTGctaatggcagcagaggaagaaggcGATCCAGTAACCGGTGCCGGCCAATCATTAATCAGTCTTAACATTTCATCATAACTATCAGTTTGATCAAACAGTAACGCGCTCCACCTGTTCCTGCTCGCTTCCTGTGTGTctgcgttgctaggtaaccgcaTCGTGATGGGGAAGAACCACGTGTTCAGGTTCAACCACCCGGAGCAGGCGAGGCTGGAGAGGGAGCGCAGCGTCACGGCCGAGCAGCAGGGGGAGCCGGAGGACTGGAACTACGCTCAGAAGGAGCTGCTGGAGAAGCAAGGCATCGACATCAAGCTGGAGATGGAGAAGAGGTAGGAGGAGCGCCTGAGGTAAAGGAGGAGGGAGGAACGTTTAAACGGAGAGAAAGATGACAGAGCTGATGCCTGGTGTGCTGCAGGCTGCAGGACGTGGAGACCCAGTACcggaaggagaaggaggaggctGACCTGCTGCTGGAGCAGCACAGACTGGTGGGTCCATATCAGCTTACCTGCTAGCCAACAGCTGGTCCGGTCTGGTCCGGCGGTTAACcctgtggttctggttcagtaCGCAGACAGCGACAGCGGAGACGACTCCGACAAACGGTCCTGTGAGGAGAGCTGGAGGCTGATCTCCTCCCTGAGGGAGAAACTTCCTGCCAACAAGGTGGGAGCAAACATCCGGGTTCAGCTGCGCCGCTGCATCATCAGTGACCCAGTCAGATGCTGCTCTGTTTTATTCAGAACCACGTCTGAATAAAGCAGCGTCAGCGATCCGGTTCTGGGTCCATCCGGTTGGCAGAAGAACCAAGTGAAACCAATGTATCTGTGACCTGATCGGGTTAAAGCCTGACCAACTTCATCTGAACTGACGAGTGATGAATGGTTTTGACAGATCTGTGTGTGAAGTGACGCCTGATTGGTTGGTTAGGAGTTTGTTGCTGAGTTTAGGCAGGAAAGTTGAAATGTGTGTGAATCCGAACAGAGACTGTGTGTCCAGGTGAATCATGTCGGGCCCTAACCGGCCGTCGTGTGGTCGTGTCCAGGTGCAGACCATTGTGAAGCGCTGTGGCCTGCCCAGCAGCGGGAAGCGGCGCGAGCCCCTCCGGGTCTACCAGATCCCCCAGAGGAGGCGGATCAGCAAAGACCCCAAGCGGGTCACCATGGAGGACCTGAGGATGCAGGCCGTCAAGGAGATCTGCTACGAGGTCTGCGACAGACCACACTCTGTCCTCTACCAACACATTTCACCTGGATCACGGCCTGTCTGTGTGTGGCGCCCCCCGCAGGTGGCTCTGGGAGACTTCCGCCACTCGCGTCAGGAGATCGAGGCGCTGTCCATCGTCAAGATGAAGGAGCTCTGCCGCATGTACGCCAAGAAGGACTCCAACGAGAAGGAGAGCTGGAAGGCCGTGGCCCAGGACGTCTGCGACACGGTGGGCATCGGAGAGGAGCGGAGCCCCCCCACCGAGGAGGGCGGCGGCGGAGAGACCAGCGAGGGAGGGCAGAAGGGAAAGGTGTACGACCTGAAGGCTCACATCGACAAGCTGACGGACATCCTGGAGGTAGGTGTTCCCCGCCGCCTCCTCGACCTCCTGCTGGGGAGGAGGAGCTGACGGAGGAGCGTCTGGGTCTCCTGCAGGAGGTGAAGCTGCAGAACAACATGAAGGACGAGGAGATCAAAGCCCTGAGAGACAGGATGATCAAGATGGAGAGCGTCATACCTGTCCAGGTGAGTTCCCACACGCTAAGGTCCCACACTGCGATGGCCACTTCGACCTTCACATGCGCCACTTCTCCTCCACTCTGGAGCTAACTGGCTAATGGCTAACGGCTAATCAGCTAACTGGCTAACCAGCTAACAAATCAGCAGTGCTCTGATTTGTTAGCTCTGCTCCTGGAGCCGGTAGCAGCGCTACCATATCGATGCTAACAGGTGAAGCACAGAGAGTCTCAGGAGACCTGTGAGCCCTTGAGGATTGGAGTAGGAAACCCCTGATCTCAGGTGTCTGTCGGCGTCCTGGCCCAACTCTCACCGGTCCGACTCGTTTCAGGACGACGACATAAACGGAGAAGGAGGCGAGTCCGcgcagagggagggaggaggaggctTCGACGACCCCAACGACCCACCGGAGGTCAGAGTTCAACGCCTCATGGACGAGGACCCGGCGTTCAGGAGAGGGCGCCTCCGCTGGCTGAAGCAGGAACAGCAGCGCATCCAGAACCTGCAGAAGCAGAACATCACCAAGAAACTGAgaggacagaaccagaacccaggtTGGTGAGGGAGCGGGTTTGGATTGGATGGGCTACTAGCGTTAGCTTTGTAGGCTAGTCACCACTGGActgccttcttcttctcctggcCATTAGTAGACATGTGTTAGCATTGGACGAGCTAGCTTGGCTTTGGATGGGAAGCAGCGCCAAACGATTCACAGATTTACTGAAGACAAAAACCTTCAAGTGTGAAACAGAGCAGAACTGAGAGGAAGGAGAGTcatcaacattttattctgaaagcaACTGCGCTCAGCTcagactggcctagtcaaagtccagacctaagtCTAGTTTAGAATCTTTAATAACAGCTGCTCTCCTCTGAATATAAAGTTCAACTATTTCAGAACGAAGGAACGGGCAAAAGTTTCCAACTGGAGAGAAATtaacgccacacttttcagatttctggcTGAGGTCACAGTGAGGTTATGCTGAGGTCACGCTCTGTGTCTCCGCCCTCTGCAGGTCAGCTGACCCCCACCGTCCCCGTCCATCTTCCCGGTACCGGCCGCTTCATCCCCCCCCAGGAGTGCAAACTGAAGTTCCCCTTTAAGAGCAACCCGGCCCACCGGTTGTCATGGGGACCGGCCAGCGAGGCGCTGCAGGCTCTGGGTCTGGGCGGCGAGGGCGGGGGGGCAGAGGAAGACGGTGGGGGGGGCCAGGAGAACGGCGGAGGTTCCCCCACGCcgccccccctcctccccctcccctTCCCTACGCCCCCCCCACGCATGCGCACGCCCAGCCCTCACCGCGCCTGGCAACAGCGTAACCAAGGCAACCAGGGCGGCTTCCACCACAACCAGCTGGGAAACAACCAGAACTACCAGCGGCGCCAACGCCGCGGCTCCCTGGACGGCTCCGCCCACGGTGACGAGCAGGGCGGGGGGC
This genomic window from Xiphophorus couchianus chromosome 24, X_couchianus-1.0, whole genome shotgun sequence contains:
- the LOC114140511 gene encoding kinesin-like protein KIF1C, translated to MAGASVKVAVRVRPFNSRELGRNARSVIQMQGNSTCISNPKQPKDGAKTFTFDYSYWSHTTPEDENFASQKQVYKDIGEEMLLHAFEGYNVCIFAYGQTGAGKSYTMMGRQEPGQEGIIPQLCEDLFQRTGQNTDPDLTYSAEVSYMEIYCERVRDLLNPTSQGSLRVREHPILGPYVEDLSKLAVTGFTDIRELMDEGNKARTVAATNMNETSSRSHAVFTIVFTQRRRDQMTSLDTEKVSKISLVDLAGSERADSSGAKGTRLKEGANINKSLTTLGKVISALAEMQSNKKRKSDFIPYRDSVLTWLLKENLGGNSRTAMIAALSPADINYEETLSTLRYADRAKQIRCNAIINEDPNAKLIRELKAEVDRLRNLLFSQGLQELLQNTVNNNISLAGAAGAAAAPPPPLTPTANGIAAAADSAPADFPSAEAEAPPAGDTPADSAHPTQSGQDAEEAVATETISKEEAAERLMETEKIIAELNETWEEKLRKTESIRLERESLLAEMGVSIKEDGGTLGVFSPKGTPHLVNLNEDPLMSECLLYYIKEGFTRVGQQDVDIKLSGQFIKEIHCVFVSETNDQGEVVVTLEPLVGAETYVNGKQISEAVVLKQGNRIVMGKNHVFRFNHPEQARLERERSVTAEQQGEPEDWNYAQKELLEKQGIDIKLEMEKRLQDVETQYRKEKEEADLLLEQHRLYADSDSGDDSDKRSCEESWRLISSLREKLPANKVQTIVKRCGLPSSGKRREPLRVYQIPQRRRISKDPKRVTMEDLRMQAVKEICYEVALGDFRHSRQEIEALSIVKMKELCRMYAKKDSNEKESWKAVAQDVCDTVGIGEERSPPTEEGGGGETSEGGQKGKVYDLKAHIDKLTDILEEVKLQNNMKDEEIKALRDRMIKMESVIPVQDDDINGEGGESAQREGGGGFDDPNDPPEVRVQRLMDEDPAFRRGRLRWLKQEQQRIQNLQKQNITKKLRGQNQNPGQLTPTVPVHLPGTGRFIPPQECKLKFPFKSNPAHRLSWGPASEALQALGLGGEGGGAEEDGGGGQENGGGSPTPPPLLPLPFPTPPPRMRTPSPHRAWQQRNQGNQGGFHHNQLGNNQNYQRRQRRGSLDGSAHGDEQGGGPGGHQGRPRQRRAPSPGGERGGRPGARGGSGDREGGFYYNQRQHHQFHPHPYYNSHNAPFQPQPNYHSLPRSGPLPLPPDMLLGAGPLPAGWGFSTPPRMRRQFSAPNLKNKENIM